In one window of Euzebya rosea DNA:
- a CDS encoding GNAT family N-acetyltransferase, giving the protein MSEHRPTIVNDPDQDGEALDADLLPEEFPDDRPLASRAFGTTEAEQARGESLSHKLRREEPEVSADGQGSDKDDDSDDSPDILSGDDEDADPTNSMTSIRGRSDRHDDDSGQPRGFRSAEEDAIHLVDRDPDLDVVTIGPLATSDAEEFLDAVAASTRLHSPWVSPPTDLDGFKALLDRPEDRFRSYTIRCDEGLVGLVNASEIVMGVFRSAYLGYYAFEACAGRGLMQAGMRLVLAELFDTVGLHRVEANIRPENTRSIRLAERLGFRREGYSRDYLYLDGAWRDHERWALLSSDPR; this is encoded by the coding sequence ATGAGCGAACACAGGCCGACCATCGTCAACGACCCCGACCAGGACGGGGAGGCGCTCGACGCCGACCTCCTGCCCGAGGAGTTCCCCGACGACCGGCCGCTCGCCTCCCGGGCCTTCGGAACCACCGAGGCCGAGCAGGCCCGGGGCGAGTCGCTCAGCCACAAGCTGCGCCGTGAGGAGCCCGAGGTCTCCGCCGACGGGCAAGGCAGCGACAAGGACGACGACAGCGACGACTCCCCCGACATCCTCTCCGGCGACGACGAGGACGCCGATCCGACCAACTCGATGACGTCGATCCGGGGGCGGTCGGACCGCCACGACGACGACTCCGGGCAGCCGCGGGGGTTCCGCAGCGCCGAGGAGGACGCCATCCACCTCGTCGACCGGGACCCGGACCTCGACGTCGTCACGATCGGCCCGCTGGCCACCAGCGACGCCGAGGAGTTCCTCGACGCGGTCGCCGCCAGCACCCGGCTGCACAGCCCGTGGGTCTCGCCGCCGACGGACCTGGACGGCTTCAAGGCGTTGCTGGACCGGCCCGAGGACCGGTTCCGCAGCTACACCATCCGCTGTGACGAGGGCCTGGTCGGCTTGGTCAACGCCAGCGAGATCGTGATGGGCGTGTTCCGCAGCGCCTACCTGGGGTACTACGCCTTCGAGGCCTGCGCTGGCCGGGGCCTGATGCAGGCCGGCATGCGCCTGGTGCTGGCCGAGCTCTTCGACACGGTGGGCCTGCACCGCGTCGAGGCCAACATCCGGCCGGAGAACACCCGGTCCATCCGCCTGGCCGAGCGGCTGGGGTTCCGCCGCGAGGGCTACTCGCGGGACTACCTGTACCTCGACGGCGCCTGGCGCGACCACGAACGCTGGGCCCTGCTGTCCAGCGACCCGAGATAG
- a CDS encoding site-2 protease family protein has product MRGLTFRIGSIPVRVDASFWIIMGLFGLQRAAYSGGLDIVLALEWVAMVFAGILWHELGHAVAFRSFGREPQVTLYAMGGLTSAEGRLTPGRRLISTLAGPGVGLALGGIAYVAMQAGLLGLDRLEGRSFGQIMRLSFGASLATDQLPELLFLDLLFINIGWGILNLVPLYPLDGGQSLEALLDLVKVKAAARITSIVSILIAAVGGYWAATNGQFFLLLIAFFLGLQNVRRLGALRDPAPVDHTAPSPDRAGTTIGPQLQRTLAMAEQALGQGRPDEAVEMVSQEYQLRPGRPAAQALAAVLARTRRFDDLERLAEQDHERLGPAALSTIAAALVAGGRYAPALTAAEGGWNTDPEGHWQHAVTAAAARAGLRDVDGAVRWLYMATDRGWTDQRRLEADPVFAEVRSDPRLADIIARMGVQ; this is encoded by the coding sequence ATGCGCGGACTCACCTTCCGGATCGGATCCATCCCCGTCAGGGTCGACGCGTCCTTCTGGATCATCATGGGACTCTTCGGCCTGCAACGGGCGGCCTACAGCGGCGGCCTGGACATCGTGCTGGCGCTGGAGTGGGTCGCGATGGTGTTCGCCGGCATCCTCTGGCACGAGCTCGGCCATGCCGTGGCCTTCCGGTCCTTCGGCCGCGAACCACAGGTCACCCTGTACGCGATGGGCGGGCTGACCTCGGCGGAGGGACGGCTCACGCCGGGTCGACGGCTGATCTCCACGCTCGCCGGACCGGGTGTCGGCCTGGCCCTCGGGGGGATCGCCTACGTGGCGATGCAGGCCGGCCTGCTGGGACTGGACCGGCTGGAGGGACGGTCCTTCGGCCAGATCATGCGGCTGTCGTTCGGCGCCTCGCTGGCCACCGACCAGCTGCCCGAGCTGCTGTTCCTCGACCTGCTGTTCATCAACATCGGCTGGGGCATCCTCAACCTGGTCCCGCTGTACCCGCTGGACGGCGGCCAGTCCCTGGAGGCCCTGCTGGACCTGGTGAAGGTGAAGGCGGCGGCCCGTATCACCTCGATCGTCTCCATCCTGATCGCGGCCGTCGGCGGCTACTGGGCAGCCACGAACGGTCAGTTCTTCCTGCTGCTCATCGCCTTCTTCCTCGGCCTGCAGAACGTCCGTCGGCTCGGCGCCCTCCGCGATCCCGCACCGGTCGACCACACCGCCCCCTCCCCCGACCGTGCCGGCACCACCATCGGCCCCCAGCTGCAGCGCACGCTCGCGATGGCCGAGCAGGCGCTCGGCCAGGGCCGCCCGGACGAGGCCGTGGAGATGGTGTCCCAGGAGTACCAGCTGCGTCCCGGGCGGCCCGCCGCGCAGGCCCTCGCGGCGGTCCTCGCCCGCACCCGTCGCTTCGACGACCTCGAACGGCTGGCCGAGCAGGACCACGAGCGGCTGGGTCCGGCAGCGCTGTCGACCATCGCGGCGGCGCTGGTTGCCGGTGGCCGGTACGCGCCCGCGCTCACCGCGGCCGAGGGCGGCTGGAACACCGATCCCGAGGGCCACTGGCAGCACGCGGTCACGGCCGCGGCGGCCCGGGCCGGCCTGCGCGACGTCGACGGCGCCGTCCGCTGGCTGTACATGGCGACCGACCGTGGGTGGACCGACCAGCGTCGCCTCGAGGCCGACCCGGTGTTCGCGGAGGTGCGTTCCGATCCCCGTCTCGCCGACATCATCGCCCGGATGGGTGTTCAATGA
- a CDS encoding alpha/beta fold hydrolase, protein MSWMVDSGEAQLAVSRWGDVGAPGVMALHPGVGDRRIWEACAPVWADRAGVQVITYDRRGFGDTTYRAEPHDDIDDLLTVMDDAGLSSAILVGNSMGGGLALDCAIAHPHRVGALVLIGALPSGAPEDRWVTDPAEAALEAVYGEANESGDLVTLNRIEARYWLDGARQPEGRVTGAARELFLDMNGRALAADPVGDAAERPPAWPHLGEVDAPTLLVLGEHDEVGMAAIAPLVVEAMPDAELHTVAGAAHCPQLDAPDALNDVVVAFLQRVLRV, encoded by the coding sequence ATGAGCTGGATGGTCGACAGCGGCGAGGCACAGCTGGCGGTCAGCCGCTGGGGGGACGTCGGGGCACCGGGTGTCATGGCCCTGCACCCGGGCGTCGGGGACCGGCGGATCTGGGAGGCGTGCGCGCCGGTCTGGGCGGACCGTGCGGGGGTGCAGGTCATCACCTACGACCGGCGTGGCTTCGGGGACACGACCTACCGTGCGGAGCCCCACGACGACATCGACGACCTGCTGACCGTCATGGACGACGCAGGACTGTCCTCGGCGATCCTGGTCGGCAACAGCATGGGCGGTGGGTTGGCCCTGGACTGTGCGATCGCCCATCCGCACCGCGTCGGGGCGCTGGTGCTGATCGGGGCGCTGCCCTCCGGCGCCCCGGAGGACCGCTGGGTGACCGACCCGGCCGAAGCGGCGCTGGAGGCCGTCTACGGCGAGGCGAACGAGTCGGGCGACCTCGTGACCCTCAACCGCATCGAGGCGCGGTACTGGCTGGACGGCGCTCGACAGCCGGAGGGCCGGGTCACCGGTGCGGCACGCGAGCTGTTCCTCGACATGAACGGGCGTGCGCTGGCCGCCGATCCGGTCGGCGATGCCGCCGAGCGGCCGCCGGCATGGCCGCACCTCGGTGAGGTCGATGCACCCACGCTGCTGGTGCTCGGCGAACACGACGAGGTCGGCATGGCCGCCATCGCCCCGCTGGTGGTCGAGGCGATGCCGGACGCCGAGCTGCACACCGTCGCCGGGGCGGCGCACTGTCCCCAGCTCGACGCGCCGGATGCCCTCAACGACGTCGTCGTCGCCTTCCTGCAGAGGGTCCTGCGCGTGTGA
- a CDS encoding valine--tRNA ligase, translating to MNLPKSYDPTALEADLYQWWERSGFFHAEADDDGEPFSIVIPPPNVTGSLHIGHALDNTLQDVLVRRARMQGRNAVWLPGTDHAGIATQTVVERQLAEQGQTRHDLGREAFLDRVWKWKEESGGTILKQLRRLGCSCDWEREAFTFDEPRSEAVRKVFCDLYEQGLIYRGNRLINWDPKANTALSDIEVDHVEIQGSMTHFRYPAADGGEGVVVATTRPETMLGDTAVAVHPDDERYTDLIGRTVVVPFVDREIPVIADDHVDPEFGTGAVKVTPAHDPNDYEIGLRHGLEMIDVMTDDAAINANGGPYEGLDRFEARTRIQADLDALGLLVKVEPHTHSVGHSSRTKVPIEPRLSDQWFVDVGPLAEKAIAAVNDGRTTFVPERMSKQFIAWLENLHDWCISRQLWWGHRIPAWYDAEGGIHVLREDPTDSQIAELGLTHQDEDVLDTWFSSQLWPMTTLGWPEATPEYEKWFPTSVLVTGYDINTFWVSRMLMIAMHLLDEAPFHTVLNHGLVRDEHGKKMSKSFGNVIDPLDLIESYGADALRFALLRQAPPGQDVPLAEDWVEGGKRFANKLWNVARLVMDRAGDTTVGTPLPPVAELPLEDQWILSRLEATRLEVDAAYDAYDVSPAARGLYHFIWDEFADWYLELAKLRDDEASKVVLVTVLDGVLRMLHPVMPFVTEAIWRALTGADDETSLMRSSWPAQLTPRDEAAETSFGAVQEVVTALRQVRAEYGLPPKTHITVSAVCGGDVQQVLAAGQDGICRLAGVDDWTFVDTAPTGLVGKVLAAGAELYVPLEGIVDAGEELDRLKRELADAENEKRRAEGKLGNESFVSKAPDHVVAAEREKVAHWADAIEKLRAQIAELDQHAGG from the coding sequence ATGAACCTTCCGAAGAGCTATGACCCGACGGCGCTGGAGGCCGACCTCTACCAGTGGTGGGAGCGCTCCGGCTTCTTCCACGCCGAGGCCGACGACGACGGTGAGCCGTTCTCCATCGTCATCCCGCCGCCGAACGTCACCGGGTCGCTGCACATCGGGCACGCCCTGGACAACACCCTCCAGGACGTCCTGGTCCGCCGGGCCCGCATGCAGGGCAGGAACGCCGTGTGGCTGCCCGGCACCGACCACGCCGGCATCGCCACCCAGACGGTGGTCGAGCGGCAGCTCGCCGAGCAGGGCCAGACCCGCCACGACCTTGGCCGCGAGGCGTTCCTCGACCGGGTCTGGAAGTGGAAGGAGGAGTCCGGCGGCACGATCCTCAAGCAGCTGCGCCGCCTGGGCTGCTCGTGCGACTGGGAGCGCGAGGCGTTCACGTTCGACGAACCCCGCTCCGAAGCGGTGCGCAAGGTCTTCTGCGACCTGTACGAGCAGGGGCTGATCTACCGGGGCAACCGGCTGATCAACTGGGACCCCAAGGCCAACACGGCGCTGTCGGACATCGAGGTCGACCACGTCGAGATCCAGGGGTCGATGACCCACTTCCGCTACCCGGCGGCCGACGGGGGCGAGGGGGTCGTCGTGGCCACGACCCGGCCCGAGACGATGCTGGGCGACACCGCCGTGGCGGTCCACCCCGACGACGAGCGCTACACCGACCTCATCGGTCGAACCGTCGTGGTGCCGTTCGTGGACCGCGAGATCCCCGTGATCGCCGACGACCACGTCGACCCCGAGTTCGGGACCGGGGCGGTCAAGGTCACCCCCGCCCACGACCCCAACGACTACGAGATCGGCCTGCGTCACGGCCTGGAGATGATCGACGTCATGACCGACGACGCGGCCATCAACGCCAACGGCGGCCCGTACGAGGGGCTCGACCGCTTCGAAGCGCGCACGCGGATCCAGGCCGACCTCGACGCGCTCGGCCTGCTGGTCAAGGTCGAGCCGCACACCCACTCCGTCGGCCACTCCTCGCGCACCAAGGTGCCGATCGAACCGCGGCTGTCCGACCAGTGGTTCGTCGACGTCGGCCCGCTCGCGGAGAAGGCCATCGCCGCCGTCAACGACGGCCGGACCACGTTCGTGCCCGAGCGCATGTCCAAGCAGTTCATCGCGTGGCTCGAGAACCTCCACGACTGGTGCATCTCCCGGCAGCTGTGGTGGGGCCACCGCATCCCCGCCTGGTACGACGCCGAGGGTGGCATCCACGTCCTGCGTGAGGACCCCACCGACAGCCAGATCGCCGAGCTGGGGCTGACCCACCAGGACGAGGACGTGCTCGACACGTGGTTCTCCTCCCAGCTGTGGCCGATGACCACCCTGGGCTGGCCCGAGGCGACCCCCGAGTACGAGAAGTGGTTCCCGACCTCGGTCCTGGTCACGGGCTACGACATCAACACCTTCTGGGTCAGCCGGATGCTGATGATCGCCATGCACCTGCTGGACGAGGCGCCTTTCCACACCGTCCTCAACCACGGCCTGGTCCGTGACGAGCACGGCAAGAAGATGTCGAAGTCCTTCGGCAACGTCATCGATCCGCTGGACCTCATCGAGAGCTACGGGGCCGACGCGCTGCGCTTCGCCCTGCTGCGGCAGGCCCCTCCGGGGCAGGACGTGCCGCTGGCCGAGGACTGGGTCGAGGGCGGCAAGCGGTTCGCCAACAAGCTGTGGAACGTCGCCCGCCTGGTCATGGACCGCGCAGGGGACACCACCGTCGGCACACCCCTGCCCCCGGTCGCCGAGCTGCCGCTGGAGGACCAGTGGATCCTGTCTCGGCTGGAGGCCACCCGTCTGGAGGTCGACGCCGCGTACGACGCCTACGACGTCTCCCCGGCCGCCCGCGGCCTGTACCACTTCATCTGGGACGAGTTCGCCGACTGGTACCTCGAGCTCGCCAAGCTGCGTGACGACGAGGCCAGCAAGGTCGTGCTCGTCACCGTGCTCGACGGGGTGCTCAGGATGCTGCACCCGGTCATGCCCTTCGTCACCGAGGCGATCTGGCGTGCGCTGACCGGCGCCGACGACGAGACCTCGTTGATGCGGTCGTCCTGGCCCGCGCAGCTGACCCCGCGCGACGAAGCGGCCGAGACCAGCTTCGGTGCGGTCCAGGAGGTCGTCACCGCCCTCCGGCAGGTCCGCGCCGAGTACGGCCTGCCGCCGAAGACCCACATCACCGTGTCGGCCGTGTGCGGCGGCGACGTCCAGCAGGTCCTCGCCGCCGGACAGGACGGCATCTGCCGGCTGGCCGGGGTGGACGACTGGACCTTCGTCGACACCGCCCCCACCGGCTTGGTCGGCAAGGTGCTGGCCGCCGGCGCCGAGCTGTACGTGCCGCTGGAGGGCATCGTCGACGCCGGCGAGGAGCTCGACCGCCTGAAGCGCGAGCTGGCCGACGCCGAGAACGAGAAGCGTCGGGCCGAGGGCAAGCTCGGCAACGAGTCCTTCGTCTCCAAGGCCCCCGACCACGTCGTGGCCGCCGAACGCGAGAAGGTGGCCCACTGGGCCGACGCGATCGAGAAGCTGCGCGCGCAGATCGCCGAGCTGGACCAGCACGCCGGTGGCTGA